The following is a genomic window from Niabella soli DSM 19437.
TTAACTATTAAAAATAGGTTTGCGCTAAAGATAACTAAAGGCAATTGCCATAACAAATTATATTTTAGTATTTTCTGAACGGCAACAAATAGTTAACAAATAAGAGGAAAAACAGTTTACCGCCGTCCTAAAGCCCTCTCTGGTCCTTATATAATGGTGCGCGTCCGCTCCAAAAATGGGATTCGAGCAAACTTATTTCCTTAGCCGTGTGTATTTTTCTATATTGATCCGGTTCACCCCAATGCTATCAATCCGTTCAATACCGGTGAGCACCAGGGTATCCTTATTTACACTGTAGGAGAAGCGGAAATCGTTTCCCTCCCAGTTCCGGGCATTACAATAAATAAGATGCTCGGTATAACTGCTATCCGTTAACGAATAGGTTCCCCCTCCGGAAGAATAGAACGCGGCGCTGTCCTTTCCATGGTTCAGATCATGCCCTAAAAAGGAAAAATGGCCATCGTAAATGATCTTCACAAATGATTTTCCTTTCAGATAATCGGTAACCACCGTATCTTTTTTTTCGATGAGCGTGCCGGTTACCAGTTTCCAAACGCCCTGAATGGGATCCCGGCCTATTGAGGGAACGCTGGCAGTATTTTTACAGGAAGCAATAAACAGCAGGAAGGCGGCAGCCGTTATCATTTTTATCATAAATAGAATATTTTACTTTTGGCAGGAGCGAAAATAAAACAGCCGGGTAATCTTTTATTATTTTGGTGCCATCAGGTACAGGCGCCAGGCAACCAATGAAAACACAATATTAGGGATCCAGGCAGCCAAAATCGGAGGAAAGCTACTCTTAACAGCAAATACGGTTGAAAACTGGTCGGCTATAATAAAGACGGCGGCTATAACAATGCCAAGAGCCAAATGCATCCCGCTACCCCCGCGGGTTTTGCGGCTGGCAATAACGGCGCCGATAAAGGTGAGCAATAATACAGTAAACGGCGCAGCGGCTCTTTTATAAAGCTCCACCCTTAGTGCATTTAACCCCTCGGTTCCGCGCAATTGCTCGTTTTTTATCAACCGCCGGAGCTGCGGTGTGGTCAACTTGTCTTTCAGGTATTCATCTTTAACCAGCTCATCCGGCGCAATATTCAGCCGCACCACTTTTTCTTTTAACTGCTTCACGCGCTCTCCGAGGCTATCTACCTGCCGCTCCACAACATTTTCAGCGATCCATCGTCTTTGCCTGTTGGTAGTATCCCACCGCAACGATGCGGCCCGCAAATTATACACCACTTTGCCGTTCTTCACCCGGTCCATAAAAAAAGGACCGTTACTTCTTTTGGCAGCCATGTCAAAATTCTTAACCCCCATGTAAGTATCTGCATCCACCCTTTTATAAAAACAAGTGGTACAGGTAACATTTGATATTTGTTTCAGCGGGTCGTTTTTATCCAGATACGTTTTTTTAAAGGTGTTCATGGTATCGTTCGCCATCGGTATAAAATAGGTACGCCCCAGGAAAAGGATACCGGAAAGCAGTAAGCCACCCACCATATAAGGACGTAGAAAGCGCATAAAACGGGTACCACTGGCCAGTATGGCTATGATCTCCGACCGCATCGCCATCTTGCTCGTAAAAAAAATAACGGCAATAAAAACAAATAAAGGGAATAAGAGGCTCCAGATAAAAGGAATAAAACCGGTGTAATATTTAGTGAAGATCTGCCAGCCGCTCAGGCCGGTTTTAACAAAATCGTCCGACTTTTCACTGGTATCAATCGCCACGGCAATGACTGTAAACAGCAGCATACAAAACACAAACGAAACCAAAAGCTTGTTTAATATGTACCAGTCAAGTTTCTTCATGAATTATTATCCTTCAAAAATAACCGAAAAAACGGTTATTCCTTACAGGCGGTTTTTTAACTTAACAATCATTTGGTTTTTCCAGGCATTATAGGTTCCCGCGATGATCTGCTTCCGGGCCTC
Proteins encoded in this region:
- a CDS encoding LptF/LptG family permease, translating into MKKLDWYILNKLLVSFVFCMLLFTVIAVAIDTSEKSDDFVKTGLSGWQIFTKYYTGFIPFIWSLLFPLFVFIAVIFFTSKMAMRSEIIAILASGTRFMRFLRPYMVGGLLLSGILFLGRTYFIPMANDTMNTFKKTYLDKNDPLKQISNVTCTTCFYKRVDADTYMGVKNFDMAAKRSNGPFFMDRVKNGKVVYNLRAASLRWDTTNRQRRWIAENVVERQVDSLGERVKQLKEKVVRLNIAPDELVKDEYLKDKLTTPQLRRLIKNEQLRGTEGLNALRVELYKRAAAPFTVLLLTFIGAVIASRKTRGGSGMHLALGIVIAAVFIIADQFSTVFAVKSSFPPILAAWIPNIVFSLVAWRLYLMAPK
- a CDS encoding lipocalin-like domain-containing protein produces the protein MIKMITAAAFLLFIASCKNTASVPSIGRDPIQGVWKLVTGTLIEKKDTVVTDYLKGKSFVKIIYDGHFSFLGHDLNHGKDSAAFYSSGGGTYSLTDSSYTEHLIYCNARNWEGNDFRFSYSVNKDTLVLTGIERIDSIGVNRINIEKYTRLRK